From Amphritea atlantica, a single genomic window includes:
- the tcdA gene encoding tRNA cyclic N6-threonylcarbamoyladenosine(37) synthase TcdA: MSDAFNQRFGGIQRLYGMAGAELFRQANVCVIGIGGVGSWAAEALARSAIGKITLIDLDDICITNTNRQIHALDSTIGEPKTEVMASRIRQINPECQVELVDDFITLENIPQLIGHQFNYVIDCIDSVKEKAALIAHCKRNKILVITVGGAGGQTDPTQINITDLSKTNHDPLAAKTRSLLRRYYNFSKSGRRFAVDCVYSTEQLVYPQSDGSVCQMKSVADGNTRLDCSGGFGASTCVTATFGFVAVSRVLQKMLERAEREKQGSSA; this comes from the coding sequence ATGTCTGACGCTTTTAATCAACGTTTTGGCGGCATTCAGCGGCTTTACGGGATGGCTGGAGCAGAGCTGTTTCGCCAGGCGAATGTCTGTGTTATTGGTATTGGTGGCGTGGGTTCCTGGGCGGCTGAAGCGCTGGCACGGTCGGCTATCGGCAAAATAACGCTGATCGATCTTGATGATATCTGCATCACTAACACCAACCGGCAGATACATGCACTGGATAGCACCATCGGTGAGCCAAAAACCGAGGTGATGGCCTCGCGTATTCGACAGATCAATCCAGAATGTCAGGTTGAGCTGGTGGATGACTTCATTACTCTGGAGAATATTCCACAGCTGATCGGTCATCAGTTTAACTATGTGATTGATTGTATCGACAGTGTAAAAGAGAAGGCGGCACTGATCGCCCACTGTAAACGCAATAAAATTCTGGTCATTACCGTCGGTGGTGCGGGTGGCCAGACAGACCCCACACAGATCAATATTACCGATCTGAGTAAAACCAACCATGACCCTCTGGCGGCTAAAACACGCTCGTTACTGAGACGTTATTACAATTTCAGTAAAAGCGGGCGGCGTTTTGCGGTGGATTGTGTCTATTCAACTGAACAGCTGGTCTATCCTCAGTCGGATGGCAGTGTCTGCCAGATGAAGTCGGTTGCTGACGGTAATACCCGTCTCGATTGTAGTGGTGGATTTGGTGCTTCCACCTGCGTCACGGCTACGTTTGGTTTTGTCGCGGTATCCCGCGTGCTGCAAAAGATGCTGGAAAGGGCAGAGCGCGAAAAGCAGGGTAGCTCAGCTTAA
- a CDS encoding DUF2069 domain-containing protein: MHETLVKKVAISRAATLFSYFGLLLLLTAWHLVLSPPDNASPYSIWAFQTVPLLLFYPAILKKHLRGHIWLCFFITVYFMHSVNIAMSAHSSAMLGLAETLLVMTLFIAAMMFARWQSQLNKLRNSAPQNSTAKD, from the coding sequence ATGCACGAAACACTCGTAAAAAAAGTGGCCATCAGCCGCGCCGCCACTCTCTTCAGCTATTTCGGGCTGCTGCTGCTATTGACGGCATGGCATCTGGTACTTTCTCCGCCTGATAATGCCAGTCCCTATAGTATATGGGCGTTCCAGACGGTGCCCCTGCTGCTGTTTTATCCGGCCATTCTGAAAAAGCACCTGCGGGGTCATATCTGGTTATGCTTTTTCATCACGGTTTACTTTATGCATTCAGTCAATATCGCCATGTCCGCCCACAGCAGCGCTATGCTCGGTCTGGCAGAAACCCTGCTGGTGATGACACTCTTTATTGCGGCCATGATGTTTGCACGCTGGCAAAGTCAGCTGAATAAACTCCGCAACAGTGCACCTCAGAACAGCACAGCGAAAGACTGA
- a CDS encoding acylphosphatase: MQCLHALVSGRVQGVWFRQSTLEVAQANGLTGWVRNLDDGRVEVMACGKEPGLMQLESWLTIGPELATVAEVKGARVEATEEYSGFVIR, translated from the coding sequence ATGCAGTGTTTACATGCCTTGGTGAGCGGTCGCGTGCAGGGCGTATGGTTTCGCCAGTCCACACTGGAGGTTGCTCAGGCAAATGGTTTGACAGGCTGGGTTCGCAACCTGGACGATGGCCGGGTTGAGGTGATGGCCTGTGGTAAGGAGCCTGGTCTGATGCAGCTTGAATCCTGGTTAACTATTGGTCCCGAGCTGGCCACCGTTGCTGAGGTTAAGGGTGCACGCGTGGAGGCGACTGAGGAATATAGTGGATTTGTCATTCGTTGA
- a CDS encoding lytic transglycosylase domain-containing protein yields MFTIDRTLSVRLTITFLLMLLSLPLLAATQEVDPQLREALKQAFAESSSFEDRFAAEVWLTDMSGRTQRYVTSDLERIEILRTVHAEARRVELPVSLLLGVIHTESLFNRFAVSVVGAQGLMQVMPFWKKEIGRNDDNLTNIKTNLRYGATILKYYLKRSKGNLTEALARYNGSYGKVWYPEKVYRNQRRYED; encoded by the coding sequence ATGTTTACGATAGATAGGACTCTTTCTGTGCGACTGACAATAACATTTTTGTTGATGCTGCTCTCATTGCCGCTGTTGGCGGCAACACAGGAAGTTGATCCTCAGCTACGGGAGGCGCTTAAGCAGGCATTTGCTGAAAGCAGCAGCTTTGAAGACCGTTTTGCTGCCGAGGTCTGGCTCACTGATATGTCGGGTCGAACCCAGCGCTACGTTACCAGTGATCTCGAAAGAATAGAGATTCTCAGAACGGTGCATGCCGAAGCCCGGCGGGTCGAATTACCCGTGTCACTACTATTGGGCGTGATACACACGGAGAGTCTGTTTAATCGGTTTGCAGTATCCGTGGTCGGCGCTCAGGGGCTGATGCAGGTGATGCCTTTCTGGAAGAAAGAGATCGGCCGGAACGATGATAATCTGACCAACATCAAAACCAATCTGCGCTACGGCGCCACTATTCTGAAGTACTATCTGAAACGCTCCAAAGGTAATCTGACGGAAGCCCTGGCACGCTATAACGGCAGTTACGGTAAGGTCTGGTATCCGGAAAAAGTGTATCGCAATCAGCGGCGCTACGAAGACTGA
- the arsC gene encoding arsenate reductase (glutaredoxin) (This arsenate reductase requires both glutathione and glutaredoxin to convert arsenate to arsenite, after which the efflux transporter formed by ArsA and ArsB can extrude the arsenite from the cell, providing resistance.): MTVEIYHNPRCSKSRATLALLEENNVTPQVRLYLENPPSAEELTEVITQLGITPRELLRKGEDEYKENNLKDTDLSDQQIIALMVQFPRLIERPIVISNDKARIGRPPESVLEIL, from the coding sequence ATGACTGTTGAAATCTATCACAATCCACGCTGCTCTAAATCCCGCGCAACACTGGCGCTGCTGGAAGAGAACAATGTCACCCCGCAGGTGCGCCTCTATCTGGAAAACCCGCCTTCGGCTGAAGAACTCACCGAAGTGATCACACAGCTGGGGATTACCCCCCGCGAGCTGCTTCGCAAAGGCGAAGATGAGTACAAAGAGAACAACCTGAAGGACACCGACCTGAGTGATCAGCAGATTATCGCTCTGATGGTACAGTTCCCCCGTCTGATTGAGCGCCCGATCGTGATCAGCAATGATAAAGCCCGCATCGGTCGTCCCCCGGAATCTGTGCTGGAGATTCTCTGA
- a CDS encoding SufS family cysteine desulfurase, translating to MDLDSIRQQFPALQQQVNDHPLIYLDNAATSQKPEVVINAVERFYRYQNANVHRGAHQLSEQATSAFEAARTTVQQFINAASEQEIIWTRGTTEGINLIAQSYARPQLKPGDEILLTELEHHANIVPWQIVAEQTGALIRVVPINDNGDLNLQRFSALLNDKTRIVSLTHISNALGTINPVAGLVRQAKAFGAIVIIDGAQAAPHLEIDVQRLGCDFYLFSGHKLFAPTGIGVLFGRKTLLETMPPWQAGGEMIKRVSFSGTTYNDLPFKFEAGTPNISGALGLAEAIRFLTALDRKALAHHERALMNRAVELCSAIPGFSRIGNPTACASILSFQLSSHHQQDIGLMLDQQGIALRTGHHCAMPLMERLGLPGTVRASFCFYNTMEEVERFARVLEQISLGRSFAVAETVSEQSIFDDSPFGREIRNSDIISQLTPLKSWNDRYREIMQLGKQLPAFTSTMKREQDRINGCESDAWLRVSRDDKGALWFAADSDARIIRGLIALVLAALNGRQPDEILAFDIEDYFSQLNLTRHLSPSRGNGLKAIIEAVRESARQASA from the coding sequence GTGGATCTAGACTCAATCAGGCAACAGTTTCCGGCACTGCAACAGCAGGTAAATGACCATCCTCTGATCTATCTGGATAATGCAGCGACCAGCCAGAAACCGGAAGTGGTTATCAACGCAGTAGAGCGCTTCTATCGCTATCAAAACGCCAACGTCCATCGTGGGGCACACCAGCTGAGCGAGCAGGCGACCAGCGCGTTTGAAGCGGCCCGCACCACGGTACAGCAGTTCATCAATGCCGCTTCTGAGCAGGAGATCATCTGGACCCGCGGGACCACCGAGGGGATCAACCTGATCGCGCAGAGTTATGCCCGCCCACAGCTGAAACCCGGCGATGAGATTCTGCTGACGGAGCTTGAACACCACGCCAATATTGTGCCCTGGCAGATTGTCGCTGAACAAACCGGTGCGCTGATCCGGGTAGTACCGATCAATGATAACGGCGACCTTAATCTGCAACGCTTCAGCGCACTGCTGAACGACAAAACCCGCATCGTCAGCCTCACCCATATCTCAAATGCACTGGGGACCATCAATCCGGTCGCCGGTCTGGTGCGTCAGGCCAAGGCGTTTGGCGCGATAGTGATTATCGACGGAGCCCAGGCCGCTCCCCACCTTGAAATCGATGTGCAGCGACTGGGGTGCGATTTCTATCTGTTTTCCGGGCATAAACTCTTTGCGCCCACCGGCATCGGCGTACTCTTCGGGCGCAAGACGCTGCTGGAAACGATGCCGCCCTGGCAGGCCGGGGGCGAGATGATCAAACGGGTATCATTCAGTGGTACCACCTATAACGACCTGCCGTTTAAGTTTGAGGCGGGCACACCCAATATCAGTGGCGCCCTGGGGCTGGCGGAGGCGATTCGTTTTCTGACGGCGCTGGACCGTAAAGCACTCGCACACCATGAGCGGGCATTGATGAACAGGGCCGTTGAGCTATGCTCAGCGATCCCCGGTTTCAGTCGTATCGGCAACCCCACCGCCTGCGCGTCAATCCTCTCTTTCCAGCTCAGCAGCCATCATCAGCAGGATATCGGTCTGATGCTGGATCAACAGGGGATCGCCCTGCGAACCGGTCATCATTGTGCCATGCCACTCATGGAACGACTGGGCCTGCCCGGCACAGTCAGAGCATCCTTCTGCTTTTACAATACGATGGAAGAGGTGGAACGCTTTGCCCGCGTGCTCGAGCAGATTAGCCTGGGCCGCAGTTTTGCAGTAGCCGAAACCGTATCGGAGCAATCGATCTTTGACGATTCTCCATTTGGCAGGGAGATCCGTAACAGTGACATTATTTCACAGCTGACCCCACTAAAAAGCTGGAATGACCGTTATCGGGAGATTATGCAACTGGGCAAACAACTCCCCGCTTTCACCTCGACGATGAAGAGAGAGCAAGACCGCATTAACGGCTGTGAAAGCGATGCCTGGCTGCGGGTCAGTCGTGATGATAAAGGGGCTTTATGGTTTGCCGCTGATTCCGATGCCCGCATCATTCGCGGTCTGATAGCGCTGGTACTGGCGGCTCTGAATGGGCGCCAGCCTGATGAGATTCTGGCGTTTGATATCGAGGATTATTTTTCCCAGCTAAATTTAACCCGTCATCTTAGCCCATCCAGGGGCAATGGCCTGAAAGCCATTATAGAAGCAGTGAGAGAGAGTGCCCGGCAGGCTTCAGCCTAA
- the wrbA gene encoding NAD(P)H:quinone oxidoreductase, giving the protein MSNAYVLVLYYSRHGATRAMAGQIAHGIEQSGIEARLRTVPAISANCEATEDTIPATGDLYCTEEDLKNCSGLALGSPTRFGNMAAPLKYFIDSTSSLWLSGSLIDRPAAVFSSSSSLHGGQESTLLTMMLPLLHHGMVICGLPYSEPELINTQSGGTPYGATHLAGQHSDQPLDDTEAALCLAQGKRLGRLALQLHD; this is encoded by the coding sequence GTGTCGAACGCCTACGTTCTGGTGCTTTACTACAGTCGCCATGGTGCAACCCGCGCCATGGCCGGTCAGATCGCCCATGGTATAGAGCAGAGCGGAATTGAAGCGCGCCTGCGAACCGTGCCCGCCATCTCTGCAAATTGCGAGGCGACCGAAGACACTATTCCGGCAACCGGTGATCTCTACTGCACCGAAGAGGATCTGAAAAACTGCTCAGGCCTTGCACTGGGCAGCCCGACCCGGTTTGGTAATATGGCAGCACCGCTGAAATACTTTATCGATTCCACCAGCAGTCTGTGGCTCAGTGGCTCACTGATCGACAGACCCGCTGCGGTATTCAGCTCCAGCTCCAGCCTTCATGGTGGCCAGGAAAGCACGCTGTTAACGATGATGCTGCCACTGCTGCATCATGGCATGGTGATCTGTGGCCTGCCCTATAGTGAGCCTGAGCTGATTAATACCCAAAGTGGCGGCACCCCTTACGGGGCAACCCATCTGGCGGGTCAGCACAGTGATCAGCCACTGGATGATACTGAAGCCGCTCTCTGCCTTGCACAAGGTAAACGACTTGGCCGTCTGGCCCTTCAGTTACACGATTAA
- a CDS encoding virulence factor BrkB family protein codes for MSNHLFTLRGIWHFISYLVRQFVRNQGVLNASALTYTTLFAVVPLMTVSYAMLAAIPSFQGGGEQLQGWIFENFVPATGAVVQEYLSDFAAQASKLTAVGLIFLFITSIMMMKNIEAAFNRIWRVSEPRKGMSSFLLYWAVLSLGPLLIGVGLLVSSYIASLSLFTSATELVGRARLLAVLPLLMSAAAFTLLYAAVPNCKVPLRNAVIGGLVVAILFETAKRAFAFFVTQFPSYELIYGAFAAVPLFLAWIFISWTIILLGAELSRALTVYRDQRRGRHFSHLHTMVSVLQRLWQAQQKGEALSDRQLLQQVEGLEQSEWDSYNVILLDAAVISRTDRGDYLLARDMGSFTLDQLNQLLPWPLPESATMEAASGWQSELNKRLRTLNKERQQQLNLTLEELFTHSQTAAG; via the coding sequence ATGAGTAATCATCTGTTTACCCTGCGGGGAATCTGGCATTTTATTAGCTATCTTGTGCGCCAGTTTGTCCGTAATCAGGGGGTGCTGAATGCCTCTGCGCTGACCTATACCACGTTGTTTGCGGTGGTGCCGCTGATGACGGTGTCCTATGCAATGCTGGCAGCAATTCCTTCTTTTCAGGGGGGCGGAGAGCAGTTGCAAGGGTGGATCTTCGAAAACTTTGTGCCGGCCACCGGTGCGGTAGTGCAGGAATACCTGAGTGATTTTGCCGCCCAGGCAAGTAAACTGACCGCGGTCGGCCTGATCTTTCTGTTTATTACCTCTATCATGATGATGAAAAATATTGAGGCAGCGTTTAATCGTATCTGGCGGGTCAGTGAGCCGCGTAAAGGGATGTCGAGTTTTCTGCTTTACTGGGCGGTCCTGAGTCTCGGTCCTCTTCTGATCGGAGTGGGACTTCTGGTCAGCTCCTATATCGCCTCGCTGTCACTGTTTACCAGTGCCACCGAACTGGTCGGTCGGGCCCGATTACTGGCGGTATTACCGTTGCTGATGTCCGCCGCGGCATTCACATTGCTCTATGCTGCCGTACCGAACTGCAAGGTACCCCTGCGCAATGCGGTCATTGGTGGCCTGGTCGTCGCCATCTTGTTTGAGACCGCAAAGCGGGCATTTGCGTTTTTTGTCACCCAGTTCCCTTCTTATGAGCTGATTTACGGGGCATTCGCCGCCGTACCGCTGTTTCTGGCCTGGATCTTTATCTCCTGGACTATTATCTTGCTGGGCGCAGAGTTGAGCCGGGCGCTGACGGTCTATCGCGATCAGCGGCGGGGCAGGCATTTTTCCCATCTGCATACCATGGTGTCGGTATTGCAGCGACTCTGGCAGGCGCAACAGAAAGGCGAGGCGCTTTCTGACCGGCAGTTGTTGCAGCAGGTGGAGGGGCTTGAACAGAGTGAGTGGGACAGTTATAACGTTATTTTACTGGATGCTGCGGTGATCAGTCGCACTGACCGCGGGGATTATCTGCTGGCCCGGGATATGGGCAGTTTTACGCTGGATCAGCTCAATCAGCTGCTTCCCTGGCCGTTACCCGAGAGCGCAACAATGGAGGCGGCCAGTGGCTGGCAGAGCGAGCTCAATAAACGCTTACGCACTCTGAATAAGGAGCGGCAGCAGCAGCTGAACCTGACGCTCGAGGAGCTTTTTACGCATAGCCAGACGGCTGCCGGGTGA